The following proteins are co-located in the Gloeocapsa sp. PCC 7428 genome:
- a CDS encoding helix-turn-helix domain-containing protein, which translates to MVRNQDNSVCDANCPSRQVLDLIADKWTAIIIYRLSKGTKRYSELQREIGGISQKMLTQTLRNLERDGIVSRKVYPVVPPMVEYSLTALGTTLTEPLSTLCRWAENHIPEVEAARSRYDNSDR; encoded by the coding sequence ATGGTGCGTAATCAGGATAACAGCGTTTGTGATGCAAACTGTCCCTCACGGCAAGTTTTAGACCTCATTGCCGATAAGTGGACTGCAATTATTATTTACCGCCTTTCTAAGGGAACAAAGCGCTACAGCGAGTTGCAAAGAGAAATTGGCGGGATTTCGCAAAAAATGCTGACGCAGACATTACGCAACTTAGAACGCGATGGGATTGTCAGTCGTAAAGTCTATCCTGTCGTACCGCCAATGGTGGAATATTCGTTAACAGCTTTAGGGACAACGCTAACTGAACCATTATCGACGCTGTGTCGCTGGGCAGAAAATCACATTCCTGAAGTCGAAGCCGCACGCAGTCGATATGATAATAGCGATCGCTAA
- a CDS encoding dienelactone hydrolase family protein, which yields MMQIEQSEVMIQTPDGQMSAFLCTPVALDRVPAVLLLMEAFGLTAHIQDVAARIAKEGYIVLVPDLYYRELNNKFGYDEVEQAMAMMWRLDFGKPMEADLQAALSYLKTRSHANSDKIGVTGFCLGGGLTFLTACKFSAEIAAAAPFYGMVLDEWITAVENVTVPIYLFFGGRDPFISRDRIHQIATRFQELGKEYTLKVYPDAEHGFFCNERSSYNRLAAEDAWRELMQFFRKHL from the coding sequence ATGATGCAAATTGAACAATCAGAGGTGATGATTCAGACACCCGATGGACAGATGTCTGCTTTCTTATGTACACCCGTTGCGCTTGATCGCGTACCCGCTGTTCTGCTTTTGATGGAAGCTTTTGGCTTAACTGCGCATATCCAAGATGTTGCAGCCCGTATTGCAAAAGAAGGATACATAGTTCTTGTGCCAGATTTGTATTATCGCGAACTCAACAACAAGTTTGGTTACGATGAGGTAGAGCAGGCTATGGCGATGATGTGGCGGCTTGATTTTGGTAAGCCTATGGAAGCGGATCTTCAAGCAGCATTAAGTTACTTAAAAACGCGATCGCACGCGAACTCAGATAAAATTGGTGTCACTGGTTTTTGTTTGGGTGGTGGGTTGACTTTTTTGACGGCTTGCAAGTTTTCGGCTGAAATTGCCGCAGCAGCGCCTTTTTACGGTATGGTTTTAGATGAGTGGATTACGGCAGTAGAAAACGTTACAGTGCCTATTTATTTGTTCTTCGGGGGTAGAGATCCTTTTATTTCGCGCGATCGCATTCACCAAATCGCAACACGATTTCAAGAACTTGGTAAAGAGTACACGTTGAAAGTTTATCCTGATGCCGAGCATGGATTTTTCTGCAACGAACGTTCTTCGTACAATCGCTTAGCAGCGGAAGACGCTTGGCGCGAACTGATGCAGTTCTTTCGCAAACATTTATAG
- a CDS encoding CPBP family intramembrane glutamic endopeptidase: MTEPDFEPNIQPLSRTQILIGMGVTALLLLVIAKLWLQFGNFALLPVHLTSIAIAGGLGVALTIAIASWVVYRIWSGYRRSADFYLELVLKPLHWADLIWIGLLPGLSEELLFRGVMLPAFGFNITAVIVSSICFGVLHMSSTQQWPYVVWATAVGFLLGCSALYTGNLLVPIVAHTITNLFSSYFWKWEHSR, from the coding sequence GTGACCGAACCAGATTTTGAACCCAACATTCAGCCGTTGTCGCGTACCCAGATTTTAATTGGCATGGGTGTTACTGCATTATTATTACTGGTTATTGCCAAGCTATGGTTGCAATTTGGTAATTTTGCCTTATTACCTGTTCACCTGACATCAATAGCGATCGCTGGGGGATTAGGTGTCGCGTTGACCATTGCGATCGCCAGTTGGGTTGTCTACCGCATTTGGTCGGGGTATCGTCGTAGTGCTGATTTTTACCTAGAATTGGTTCTCAAACCTTTGCACTGGGCAGATTTAATTTGGATCGGGCTACTTCCAGGGCTGAGCGAAGAATTATTGTTTCGCGGTGTCATGTTGCCTGCATTTGGCTTCAATATCACCGCTGTGATTGTGTCGAGTATCTGTTTTGGCGTTCTCCACATGAGTTCTACTCAGCAATGGCCTTATGTCGTTTGGGCAACGGCGGTAGGCTTCTTACTCGGTTGTAGTGCTTTATACACGGGTAATCTCCTTGTGCCAATTGTTGCGCACACGATCACTAACTTGTTTTCTAGTTACTTTTGGAAGTGGGAACACTCGCGGTAA
- a CDS encoding helix-turn-helix transcriptional regulator, which yields MRLPAQPVRIIDYRQVNAANALLPQPSVLSSGGWSDIHLEVYQQPKFEIAEHQHTMHVIACGLPQPLAEQAVSDSSGERWLDGKLSKETRNTADIAIIPANISHRCNWNTPVQFMVLALEPVLLQRIGQDWVNPDCIELMPQFMNQPDALVQGVFLSLKDELESGRIGGQLLVDSLKTVLAIHLLRNYCTISPRLSNYSDGLSLAKLVLIKDYINEHLHQNLTLTEIAAIAQMSPYHFLRLFKQSIGVTPHQYILQRRIDKAKYLLQHSKLSIAEIALCAGFCDQSHLTRCFKRMLGVTPKQFLQD from the coding sequence ATGAGACTACCAGCGCAACCTGTTAGAATTATCGACTATCGCCAAGTCAATGCAGCAAATGCACTGTTACCCCAACCATCGGTTCTCTCAAGCGGCGGTTGGAGCGATATTCACTTGGAAGTTTATCAGCAGCCAAAATTTGAGATTGCAGAGCATCAACACACGATGCACGTTATTGCTTGTGGTCTACCACAACCATTGGCAGAACAAGCTGTTTCCGATTCATCAGGAGAGCGATGGTTAGATGGAAAGCTGAGCAAAGAGACACGAAATACCGCAGACATTGCAATTATCCCTGCCAATATTTCTCACCGCTGTAATTGGAACACCCCAGTTCAGTTTATGGTTTTAGCTCTTGAGCCTGTACTTCTCCAACGCATCGGTCAAGATTGGGTAAATCCCGACTGCATCGAACTAATGCCGCAGTTTATGAATCAGCCAGACGCACTGGTCCAAGGCGTTTTTTTAAGCTTAAAAGACGAATTAGAATCGGGTAGAATCGGCGGACAGTTACTAGTTGATAGCCTGAAAACAGTGTTAGCAATTCACCTACTGCGAAACTATTGCACCATATCCCCCAGGCTTTCTAACTACTCAGATGGTTTATCGTTAGCCAAGCTGGTTCTTATAAAAGACTATATCAATGAACATTTACACCAAAATTTGACACTAACAGAAATTGCCGCGATCGCGCAAATGAGTCCGTATCACTTTTTGCGGTTGTTTAAGCAAAGTATCGGTGTTACACCGCATCAATACATCTTGCAGCGCCGAATCGATAAAGCAAAGTATCTGTTGCAACACAGCAAGTTGAGTATTGCAGAGATTGCTCTTTGCGCTGGCTTTTGCGATCAAAGTCATTTGACGCGATGTTTCAAGCGTATGCTTGGCGTGACTCCGAAACAATTTTTACAAGATTAA
- a CDS encoding BrnT family toxin yields the protein MEFEWNLDKAALNLEKHSVSFQEAATVFDDPLSVTFPDPDHSLGESRYVIIGVSRFGQLLVVAHTDRGKNVRIISARKATRQERRFYEQGS from the coding sequence ATGGAATTTGAATGGAACCTAGACAAAGCGGCACTAAACCTTGAAAAGCATAGTGTTTCTTTTCAAGAAGCTGCAACTGTATTTGATGATCCTCTGTCTGTAACTTTCCCCGATCCCGATCATTCTCTTGGAGAAAGCCGCTACGTTATTATTGGCGTATCTCGATTCGGACAACTTTTAGTTGTTGCACATACTGACCGAGGCAAAAACGTAAGAATTATCAGTGCCCGAAAAGCTACCAGACAGGAGAGGAGATTTTATGAACAAGGAAGTTGA
- the acnB gene encoding bifunctional aconitate hydratase 2/2-methylisocitrate dehydratase gives MLEEYRQHVTQRQAMGIPPLPLDAQQTADVCELLKAPPAGEEETLLHLLRDRVPPGVDPAAYVKAGFLTAIAKGETTSPLISPTYAIELLGTMMGGYNVRSLVELLSAEDELATAATTALSKTLLVYDAFHDVEELAKTNSYAQKVMQSWADAEWFTARSPLPEAITVTVFKVPGETNTDDLSPATHATTRPDIPLHALAMLESRLPGALDTIAELKQKGHPLAYVGDVVGTGSSRKSAINSVLWHIGQDIPYVPNKRAGGYVLGSAIAPIFFNTAEDAGALPIQCDVTKMETGMVITIYPYKGEITNEAGDVISTFKLQPDTITDEVRAGGRIPLLIGRTLTDKTRIAMGLEPSSVFIRPQQPIDTGKGYTLAQKMVGKACGLPGVRPGTSCEPIMTTVGSQDTTGPMTRDELKELACLGFSADLVMQSFCHTAAYPKPVDIKTHHELPDFFASRGGVALRPGDGIIHSWLNRMLLPDTVGTGGDSHTRFPLGISFPAGSGLVAFAAALGVMPLNMPESVLVRFKGELQPGVTLRDIVNAIPYVAIQKGLLTVAKQNKKNVFSGRIMEIEGLPDLKVEQAFELTDATAERSCAGCTIKLSVETISEYLRSNVALMKNMVARGYQDARTIMRRVAKMEQWLANPVLMEADADAEYAEIIEIDLNEIKEPIVAAPNDPDNVKLLSEVANDPVQEVFVGSCMTNIGHYRATAKVLEGAGSVQTRLWICPPTRMDENQLKEEGVYGIFGAAGARTEMPGCSLCMGNQARVADKTTVFSTSTRNFNNRMGKDARVYLGSAELAAVCALLGRIPTVEEYMDIVAHKIHPFADDLYRYLNFDQIAGFEDEGRVIPLEEMPKIEDILGIPAGTLS, from the coding sequence ATGCTGGAAGAATATCGGCAACACGTCACCCAAAGACAAGCGATGGGAATTCCCCCGTTACCTTTGGACGCACAGCAAACAGCAGATGTATGTGAATTATTAAAAGCACCACCCGCAGGGGAAGAAGAAACTTTATTGCATCTATTACGCGATCGCGTCCCGCCTGGAGTCGATCCCGCCGCCTATGTCAAAGCTGGATTTCTCACGGCGATCGCTAAAGGCGAAACGACAAGCCCGTTAATTTCTCCCACTTATGCAATTGAACTGTTAGGCACAATGATGGGCGGATACAACGTGCGATCGCTTGTGGAATTACTATCCGCAGAGGATGAATTAGCCACAGCAGCGACAACGGCTTTAAGTAAAACTTTACTAGTCTACGACGCCTTTCATGATGTTGAAGAATTAGCAAAAACGAATTCTTACGCGCAAAAAGTTATGCAGTCGTGGGCGGATGCGGAATGGTTTACAGCGCGATCGCCCTTACCTGAAGCGATTACCGTTACCGTCTTTAAAGTTCCAGGCGAAACAAACACCGACGATCTTTCTCCAGCGACACACGCGACAACACGTCCCGATATTCCCTTACACGCGCTAGCAATGCTAGAGTCACGTCTTCCTGGGGCATTAGACACAATTGCCGAATTAAAGCAAAAAGGACATCCTTTAGCGTATGTCGGTGATGTTGTGGGGACAGGATCGTCGCGCAAATCCGCGATTAACTCAGTATTGTGGCACATTGGGCAAGATATTCCGTACGTGCCGAACAAACGCGCAGGGGGATATGTTTTAGGAAGTGCGATCGCGCCGATTTTCTTCAACACTGCTGAAGACGCAGGGGCGTTACCGATTCAGTGCGATGTGACTAAGATGGAAACGGGAATGGTTATTACCATCTATCCCTACAAAGGTGAAATTACCAACGAAGCCGGAGACGTCATTTCTACCTTTAAACTGCAACCTGATACAATAACCGATGAAGTCCGCGCCGGTGGACGCATTCCTTTACTCATTGGGCGCACCCTCACCGACAAAACGCGCATCGCGATGGGATTAGAACCGAGTTCTGTCTTCATTCGTCCGCAGCAACCAATAGATACAGGCAAAGGTTACACCCTCGCGCAGAAAATGGTAGGCAAAGCTTGTGGCTTACCTGGTGTTCGTCCTGGAACATCATGCGAACCGATTATGACAACAGTTGGTTCTCAAGATACCACAGGACCAATGACCCGCGACGAACTTAAAGAACTTGCGTGTCTCGGCTTTAGCGCAGATTTGGTGATGCAGAGTTTCTGTCATACCGCCGCTTATCCGAAACCTGTCGATATTAAAACGCATCACGAACTTCCTGATTTCTTCGCCTCGCGGGGTGGTGTTGCTTTACGCCCTGGCGATGGCATTATTCACTCATGGTTAAATCGGATGCTGCTACCCGACACGGTGGGAACTGGTGGCGATTCGCATACGCGCTTTCCTTTAGGAATTTCCTTCCCCGCTGGTTCAGGATTAGTCGCATTCGCGGCGGCGTTGGGTGTCATGCCATTAAATATGCCAGAATCGGTTTTAGTTCGATTTAAAGGCGAGTTGCAACCAGGCGTGACCTTACGCGATATTGTCAACGCGATTCCTTACGTTGCGATTCAAAAAGGTTTACTCACCGTTGCTAAACAAAACAAGAAAAACGTCTTTTCTGGGCGGATTATGGAAATCGAAGGCTTACCCGATTTAAAAGTCGAACAAGCTTTTGAATTAACCGATGCAACAGCAGAGCGATCGTGTGCAGGTTGTACGATTAAGTTGAGTGTCGAGACAATTTCTGAGTATTTGCGTTCCAACGTCGCGCTGATGAAAAATATGGTGGCGCGGGGTTATCAAGATGCGCGGACGATTATGCGTCGCGTTGCCAAGATGGAACAATGGCTCGCAAATCCAGTATTAATGGAAGCAGATGCAGATGCAGAATATGCAGAGATTATCGAAATTGATTTGAACGAAATCAAAGAACCAATTGTCGCCGCGCCCAACGACCCTGATAATGTCAAATTATTATCTGAAGTCGCTAACGATCCTGTACAAGAAGTCTTTGTCGGTTCGTGCATGACGAATATTGGTCATTACCGCGCTACCGCTAAAGTCTTAGAAGGCGCAGGTTCGGTGCAAACTCGCTTGTGGATTTGTCCGCCAACGCGCATGGACGAAAATCAACTTAAAGAAGAAGGCGTTTACGGTATCTTTGGGGCAGCTGGGGCGCGAACTGAAATGCCTGGTTGTAGTTTGTGCATGGGGAATCAAGCACGAGTTGCAGATAAAACAACAGTCTTTTCTACCTCTACACGCAACTTCAATAACCGCATGGGAAAAGATGCGCGCGTCTATCTCGGTTCAGCAGAATTAGCCGCAGTTTGTGCCTTGTTAGGACGCATTCCTACAGTTGAGGAATACATGGATATTGTTGCGCATAAAATTCATCCGTTTGCTGATGATTTGTATCGCTATCTCAACTTCGATCAAATCGCTGGTTTTGAAGATGAAGGGCGCGTAATTCCTTTAGAAGAAATGCCTAAAATTGAAGACATTTTAGGAATTCCCGCAGGTACATTGTCGTAG
- a CDS encoding DUF3326 domain-containing protein, which yields MNQRPYTVILIVPTGIGAAIGGYAGDAMPVARAIASVADRLITHPNVLNGAQLYWSLPNVFYVEGYGLDQFASGSWGLRPVRQNRIGLILDQGIEPDLQLRQLQAADATRATLGLNLSDYVVTDAAIGVELRTSNSGVSWGTIQNPGTLLRAAETLINKARVDAIAVVARFPDDMDSPALQQYRHGQGVDPLAGAEAVISHLVVREFQVPCAHAPALLPLPLDPDISPRSAAEEIGYTFLPSVLVGLSRAPQFVTNQQQSSPHDIWANQVDALIIPATACGGSTVLSFSQDSVQIITVQENHTKLYVPPEPLGIKVVQVNSYLEAIGVLAAHKAGITPTALNPHISSLNRLNPN from the coding sequence GTGAACCAGCGTCCTTACACCGTTATCTTAATTGTACCAACTGGTATCGGAGCCGCAATTGGCGGATATGCCGGAGACGCAATGCCAGTTGCTAGGGCGATCGCTTCCGTCGCGGATCGCCTGATTACTCACCCGAATGTTCTCAATGGCGCGCAGTTGTATTGGTCTTTACCCAATGTTTTCTACGTAGAAGGCTACGGACTCGATCAATTTGCTTCTGGAAGCTGGGGTTTACGTCCTGTACGTCAAAACCGTATTGGTCTCATCTTAGACCAAGGTATCGAACCAGATTTACAATTACGGCAACTGCAAGCAGCCGATGCTACCCGCGCTACTTTGGGATTAAACTTGAGTGACTATGTTGTAACTGATGCAGCCATAGGCGTAGAACTACGTACATCAAATTCTGGTGTGAGTTGGGGAACAATTCAAAATCCTGGAACTTTACTACGAGCGGCAGAGACTTTAATTAATAAAGCGCGAGTAGATGCGATCGCGGTTGTTGCGCGTTTTCCCGATGATATGGATAGTCCTGCATTACAGCAATATCGTCACGGTCAAGGCGTTGACCCGCTTGCAGGTGCCGAAGCTGTCATCAGTCATTTAGTTGTCCGCGAATTTCAAGTTCCTTGCGCGCACGCTCCAGCTTTGTTACCGTTACCGCTCGATCCTGATATATCACCGCGATCGGCTGCTGAGGAAATTGGGTATACATTCTTACCTAGTGTCCTTGTGGGTTTAAGCCGTGCCCCGCAGTTTGTGACCAATCAGCAGCAATCATCACCACACGATATCTGGGCAAATCAAGTTGATGCGCTTATCATTCCCGCAACGGCTTGCGGAGGTAGCACAGTTTTAAGTTTTAGTCAAGATAGCGTACAAATTATTACAGTACAAGAAAATCACACGAAACTTTATGTTCCGCCAGAACCATTGGGTATTAAAGTAGTACAGGTAAACTCTTACTTAGAAGCAATTGGTGTATTAGCTGCGCATAAGGCAGGAATTACACCCACCGCGCTTAACCCTCATATTTCATCCCTCAATCGTCTGAATCCTAACTGA
- a CDS encoding 2Fe-2S iron-sulfur cluster-binding protein produces the protein MPQTYTVQIQHQGQTHTIEVPEDKIILRAASAAGLDLPSSCNAGVCTTCAALLLEGTVEQSDGMGLSPELQQKGYALLCVSYPRSNLKIETEKEDEVYDLQFGQFQRS, from the coding sequence ATGCCTCAAACTTATACGGTTCAAATTCAGCATCAAGGTCAAACTCATACGATTGAAGTTCCCGAAGACAAAATTATTTTACGTGCTGCGAGTGCTGCTGGCTTAGATCTACCTAGTTCCTGCAATGCTGGTGTTTGTACAACTTGTGCAGCTTTGCTGCTCGAAGGTACTGTAGAACAAAGCGATGGCATGGGTCTTAGTCCTGAACTCCAGCAAAAAGGTTACGCCTTACTGTGTGTTTCCTACCCGCGATCCAATTTGAAGATCGAAACCGAGAAGGAAGATGAAGTCTACGACTTACAGTTTGGTCAATTTCAACGCAGCTAA